Proteins encoded by one window of Candidatus Ozemobacteraceae bacterium:
- a CDS encoding S24 family peptidase, with protein MTPKANDGAYLKRLQDYYARFRGLPSYNRLSELLGLASRSAVSKVLQRLRQAGYLERTPDDVWVPAARFFERPVADASVPAGRPVSIAEAGTAPFAIDQYLVATPSRTVLVPVRGDSMIEAGICEGDVAVVECEARAAPGDIVVAVVDGEYTLKTLEREADRYVLKPANARYETIRPKGRLEIFGVVVGLVRKYRK; from the coding sequence ATGACGCCAAAGGCCAATGATGGGGCATACCTGAAACGCCTCCAGGATTATTATGCGCGCTTCCGGGGGTTGCCGTCGTATAACCGGTTGAGCGAGCTGCTGGGGCTGGCTTCGCGGTCAGCGGTCAGTAAAGTGCTTCAGCGGCTGAGGCAGGCGGGGTATCTCGAACGCACCCCTGATGACGTCTGGGTGCCGGCGGCGCGGTTCTTCGAGCGGCCCGTGGCCGATGCGTCGGTGCCGGCTGGCCGGCCCGTCTCGATCGCCGAGGCAGGGACCGCGCCGTTCGCGATCGATCAGTATCTGGTGGCGACGCCATCGCGCACCGTCCTGGTGCCTGTTCGGGGCGACTCGATGATCGAGGCTGGCATCTGCGAGGGGGACGTGGCCGTGGTCGAGTGCGAGGCCCGGGCGGCGCCCGGCGACATCGTCGTGGCGGTCGTCGACGGCGAATACACGCTGAAAACGCTCGAGCGCGAAGCTGACCGGTACGTTCTGAAGCCCGCTAACGCCCGGTACGAAACGATCCGCCCGAAGGGACGCCTCGAAATCTTCGGCGTCGTCGTCGGCCTCGTCCGCAAATATCGCAAATAG
- a CDS encoding DEAD/DEAH box helicase, whose product MSQNYSRNNFSSTTTHRTNDVRNHQPRHRDNTGRQPAGQGLPTRAETPTASPTASVATPVVTEFAGFGLFPALNQGLKDLGFARPTPIQAQSIPPALLGRDVLACAMTGSGKTAAFMLPILNRLLQGGAGRTRALVLSPTRELAAQIAEHASELARHTALRITPVFGGVGMGPQQAAFERGDEVIVATPGRLLDHFQYDYAKLADLNVLVLDEADRMLDMGFLPDIRRVLRHLPATPRQTLFFSATMPAPIAELSREMLKNPVAIDIERPSKPATGISQTVYPVSSELKSKLLLKLLEDPNIKNVLAFTRTKHRANRLADFLDRNGVPCARIHGNRSQQQRTEALAGFKNGEYRVLVATDIAARGIDIEALSHVVNFDVPHIVEDYIHRIGRTARASMVGDAWTLVAPDEENDLRQIERHLAKRLPRATLAEFDYTQKTNERLEIPLAERIAAIRARKSEERARARAKAEAKNARILAEETRRLEKEAARAAAASRQRIQAPARRPAQTGNRGQSQAGCQSRPAPRTPAPWHADDDRAAPRRR is encoded by the coding sequence ATGTCTCAGAATTATTCACGCAACAATTTTTCCTCGACCACGACGCACCGCACGAACGACGTTCGCAACCACCAGCCCCGACACCGGGACAACACCGGCCGCCAGCCGGCCGGCCAGGGCCTGCCCACCCGGGCTGAAACGCCGACCGCTTCGCCGACGGCTTCCGTTGCGACTCCCGTCGTGACCGAGTTCGCCGGGTTCGGCCTGTTCCCGGCCCTGAACCAGGGTCTCAAGGACCTCGGCTTCGCGCGTCCGACGCCGATCCAGGCCCAGTCTATTCCGCCGGCCCTGCTGGGCCGCGACGTGCTGGCCTGCGCCATGACGGGAAGCGGCAAAACGGCGGCGTTCATGCTGCCGATCCTGAACCGGCTCCTGCAGGGCGGCGCCGGCCGCACTCGTGCGCTCGTTCTCTCTCCCACCCGCGAGCTGGCCGCCCAGATCGCCGAGCACGCCTCCGAGCTGGCCCGGCATACGGCGCTCCGCATCACGCCCGTCTTCGGCGGCGTCGGCATGGGGCCCCAGCAGGCCGCCTTCGAGCGTGGCGACGAGGTCATCGTCGCCACGCCCGGCCGGCTGCTCGACCATTTTCAGTATGACTACGCGAAGCTCGCCGATCTGAACGTGCTCGTTCTCGACGAGGCCGATCGTATGCTCGACATGGGTTTTCTGCCCGACATCCGGCGCGTGCTGCGGCATCTGCCGGCCACGCCGCGCCAGACGCTGTTCTTCTCGGCCACGATGCCCGCCCCGATCGCCGAGTTGTCGCGCGAGATGCTGAAAAATCCCGTCGCGATCGACATCGAACGGCCCTCGAAGCCCGCGACCGGCATTTCCCAGACCGTCTACCCGGTTTCCTCTGAGCTGAAGTCGAAACTCCTCCTCAAACTGCTCGAAGATCCGAACATCAAAAACGTGCTCGCGTTTACCCGCACCAAGCACCGGGCGAATCGGCTGGCCGACTTCCTCGACAGGAACGGCGTCCCCTGCGCCCGCATCCACGGCAACCGCAGCCAGCAGCAGCGCACCGAGGCTCTCGCCGGATTCAAGAACGGCGAATACCGGGTGCTCGTCGCCACCGACATCGCGGCCCGCGGCATCGACATCGAAGCCCTCTCCCATGTCGTGAACTTCGACGTGCCGCACATCGTCGAGGATTACATCCACCGCATCGGCCGCACGGCCCGCGCCTCAATGGTCGGCGACGCCTGGACGCTGGTCGCCCCCGACGAGGAAAACGACCTCCGTCAGATCGAGCGGCATCTCGCCAAGCGCCTGCCCCGGGCGACGCTCGCCGAGTTCGATTACACCCAGAAGACGAACGAACGGCTGGAAATTCCGCTTGCCGAGCGTATCGCCGCGATCCGGGCCCGCAAGTCCGAGGAGCGTGCCCGCGCCAGGGCCAAGGCCGAGGCGAAGAATGCCCGCATTCTCGCCGAGGAAACCCGCCGGCTCGAGAAGGAGGCGGCCCGCGCAGCTGCCGCTTCACGCCAGCGAATCCAGGCCCCCGCCCGCCGGCCGGCCCAGACCGGGAATCGCGGTCAGTCCCAGGCGGGATGCCAGTCCCGCCCGGCTCCCCGGACGCCGGCCCCCTGGCACGCCGATGACGATCGTGCCGCACCCCGCCGCCGATAA
- a CDS encoding Y-family DNA polymerase, producing the protein MERRSIALIDANNFYVSCERVFRPDLEGRPVVVLSNNDGCIVSRSAEAKAIGVPMGAPWHQQSVLAREHGIIALSSNYALYADMSNRFMRLLARFSPRQEVYSIDECFLDLGDVRGQPAGEAVRVGHRILSLIRRQVGLPVCVGVGPTKTLAKLANRIAKKFPEWRGVCDLGPMPDDERDGLMARVPVDDVWGVGYRFAIRLLAIGIRTALDLRRADQIFIRSRFNVVLARTVAELNGVPCIGLEEGAPPKQQIISSRSFGVPIRDVVSLEESIVAYTTRAAEKLRRQASVAGLVTVFLTTNRFHESEEQYHASHTVALPEPSDDTRRLAAAAVGALRAIYRPGFAYHKTGIFLGEIHGRDIRQPPLFFSTTDAERERGRALMTAIDAVNAAYGRGAVRFLGEGTSRPWKLRSQFRSPKYTTSLADIPVARAA; encoded by the coding sequence ATGGAACGACGATCCATCGCGCTGATCGACGCGAACAATTTCTACGTCTCCTGCGAGCGGGTGTTCCGACCCGATCTCGAGGGGCGGCCGGTGGTCGTGCTGTCGAACAACGACGGCTGCATCGTGTCGCGATCGGCCGAGGCGAAGGCGATCGGCGTGCCGATGGGCGCGCCGTGGCATCAACAGAGCGTTCTGGCGCGCGAGCACGGCATCATCGCGTTGTCGAGCAATTACGCCCTGTATGCCGACATGTCGAACCGGTTCATGCGGCTGCTGGCTCGATTCAGTCCCCGCCAGGAAGTCTACTCGATCGACGAGTGTTTTCTCGACCTTGGCGACGTTCGGGGCCAACCGGCCGGTGAGGCGGTGCGGGTGGGGCATCGCATCCTCTCGCTGATACGGCGCCAGGTGGGACTGCCGGTGTGCGTCGGCGTCGGGCCGACCAAGACGCTGGCGAAGCTCGCCAACCGCATCGCCAAAAAGTTTCCCGAATGGCGGGGCGTCTGCGATCTTGGCCCGATGCCCGACGACGAGCGCGATGGGCTGATGGCGCGCGTTCCCGTCGACGACGTCTGGGGCGTCGGGTACAGATTCGCGATCCGGCTTCTCGCGATCGGCATCCGCACGGCTCTCGATCTTCGGCGTGCCGACCAGATTTTCATCAGGTCGCGGTTCAACGTCGTCCTCGCGCGCACGGTGGCCGAACTGAACGGTGTGCCCTGCATTGGCCTCGAAGAGGGGGCACCGCCGAAGCAACAGATCATCTCCTCCCGCTCCTTCGGGGTGCCGATTCGAGACGTTGTTTCTCTCGAAGAGTCGATCGTGGCCTACACGACGCGGGCGGCCGAAAAACTGCGCCGCCAGGCATCGGTGGCCGGCCTGGTGACGGTGTTCCTGACGACGAACCGGTTCCATGAGAGCGAAGAGCAGTATCATGCATCGCATACCGTCGCCCTGCCCGAGCCTTCCGACGATACCCGTCGGCTGGCGGCCGCGGCGGTCGGGGCGTTGCGGGCCATCTACAGGCCGGGGTTCGCCTATCACAAGACCGGCATCTTCCTTGGCGAGATTCACGGCCGCGACATCCGCCAGCCGCCTCTGTTCTTCTCGACCACAGACGCCGAGCGCGAACGGGGCCGCGCCCTCATGACGGCGATCGACGCGGTGAACGCCGCATACGGCCGAGGTGCCGTCCGGTTCCTGGGCGAAGGGACCTCCAGACCATGGAAACTCCGGTCGCAGTTCCGCTCGCCGAAGTATACGACCAGCCTCGCGGATATTCCGGTCGCACGGGCGGCCTGA
- a CDS encoding HD domain-containing protein, whose amino-acid sequence MGEFVKALAFAAGKHRNQRRKDAEASPYINHPIALADILVNEGGVTDGVVLCAAVLHDTIEDTKTTVEELKEQFGHRVTSIVLEVTDDKSLDKDVRKQKQIEHAPHISREAKLVKLADKICNLRDILASPPAGWPPERKQKYFEWAANVVAGLRGVHPGLEAVFDGLLARRNELG is encoded by the coding sequence CTGGGCGAGTTCGTGAAGGCACTTGCGTTTGCCGCGGGGAAACACCGGAACCAGCGCCGCAAGGACGCCGAGGCGTCGCCGTATATCAATCACCCCATCGCTCTCGCGGACATTCTCGTCAACGAAGGCGGCGTCACCGACGGCGTCGTTCTCTGCGCCGCCGTTCTGCACGACACGATCGAGGATACGAAGACGACCGTCGAGGAGCTGAAAGAGCAGTTCGGCCACCGCGTGACGTCGATCGTTCTCGAGGTCACCGACGACAAGTCGCTCGACAAGGACGTCCGGAAGCAGAAGCAGATCGAGCATGCCCCGCACATTTCGCGCGAGGCGAAGCTGGTCAAGCTGGCCGACAAAATCTGCAACCTGCGCGACATTCTCGCGTCGCCACCGGCCGGCTGGCCGCCCGAGCGCAAGCAGAAGTATTTCGAGTGGGCTGCGAACGTGGTCGCCGGCCTGCGTGGCGTTCACCCGGGCCTCGAAGCCGTTTTCGACGGCCTGCTTGCCCGACGGAACGAACTGGGGTGA
- the umuD gene encoding translesion error-prone DNA polymerase V autoproteolytic subunit, which produces MVENPWYTGEVAPAGGLLARPVPAGFPSPADDYVEARISLDEHLVRHREATFFLRVEGDSMRNLGIFDGDLLVVDRALVPVDGSVVIAVVDGAFTVKQLYRTAGGGAILKAANPAYADIAVSADSELVVWGVVRWAIHRVWPWNDDPSR; this is translated from the coding sequence ATGGTCGAAAACCCTTGGTATACGGGGGAAGTCGCACCTGCCGGAGGGCTGCTCGCGCGGCCGGTGCCGGCGGGTTTTCCATCCCCTGCCGATGATTACGTCGAGGCGCGCATCAGCCTCGACGAGCACCTGGTACGGCATCGCGAGGCGACGTTCTTTCTGCGGGTCGAGGGCGACTCGATGCGGAATCTCGGCATTTTCGACGGCGATCTCCTGGTGGTCGACCGGGCGCTGGTTCCCGTCGACGGAAGCGTGGTCATCGCCGTGGTCGACGGGGCGTTCACCGTCAAACAGCTGTATCGCACGGCCGGCGGCGGCGCGATTCTCAAGGCGGCGAACCCGGCGTATGCCGATATCGCGGTCTCCGCAGATTCCGAACTCGTCGTCTGGGGGGTGGTCAGATGGGCGATTCACCGGGTGTGGCCATGGAACGACGATCCATCGCGCTGA
- a CDS encoding ankyrin repeat domain-containing protein, translating into MEGSPKPNSDPEKDLFARDERGRTPLFRAAEQGLKKEVEEMLDSLRGTGFCPPRLGLIEIRDADGFTAADAAERNGHAEIAKLLRTEAARMEFFE; encoded by the coding sequence ATGGAAGGATCACCGAAACCGAATTCCGACCCGGAAAAAGACCTGTTTGCCCGTGACGAACGGGGCCGGACGCCGCTTTTCCGCGCGGCGGAGCAGGGCCTGAAAAAAGAAGTCGAGGAAATGCTCGACAGCCTGAGGGGAACCGGTTTCTGCCCGCCGCGGCTCGGCCTCATCGAGATTCGCGACGCCGACGGTTTCACGGCCGCCGACGCGGCGGAGCGGAACGGCCACGCTGAGATCGCGAAACTGCTGCGCACCGAGGCCGCCCGCATGGAGTTCTTCGAGTAA
- a CDS encoding response regulator codes for MRTDTPEPGQCARALEASEAKYRTLFETIRDAAFVADGTTGRILEANRQAQNMLGWSLDEFRTKTYLDVLVPASREEGKRLFELDNEEIAGKTYELTLQHRDGTSVPVQGSTMLYIDEAGRRLSFGVFHDLRERRSKEAALHREEARLEAVLKLNQMPAMRFDALAEFALEEAVRLTFSTYGFLALLSADGATASLYCLSKSALRDCRMPVLPTQLNVKMSGVRAEAIRLRKPMLLNGLPGDGTGDLSIPEGHVPINRLLLVPILDRENVVLLAGAANKETPYDDSDVRQLTLLMSELWCVYTRRKAEEEGRQLESQMKHVQKLESLGVLAGGIAHDFNNILMAILGHVDLVRMSLPSEHEIQGHLEPIVTASKRAAELCRQMLAYAGKSYTERKKLQLNDLIREMSKIIEVSVSKKAVVDCRLGDGLPEIEADPAQVRQVLLNLLTNASESLENKPGTIIIQTKEMECDQAFLAGISLEKNAREGRYVALEISDTGCGMDPSIQERMFDPFFTTKFTGRGLGLAAVLGIVRGHHGAIRVYSKPGNGTTFCVFFPAVGHGAPAPRPKCDISAWRSTGTILLADDEAEIRSVASMMLSYYGFKVITAKDGREAVELCRRHGAELTAVMLDLTMPHLDGYEVHLQVKNQFPRLPVILMSGYTEGESTRQFADDGLAGFLQKPFEIRSLGEKLRSILEP; via the coding sequence GTGAGAACGGACACCCCCGAACCCGGGCAATGCGCGCGGGCACTCGAGGCCAGCGAGGCGAAATATCGTACGCTTTTCGAGACGATCCGCGATGCGGCGTTCGTCGCCGACGGTACGACGGGCAGGATTCTCGAGGCAAACCGCCAGGCACAGAACATGCTGGGCTGGTCTCTCGATGAGTTCCGTACGAAAACATATCTTGACGTCCTGGTTCCCGCCTCGCGAGAAGAAGGAAAACGCCTGTTCGAGCTCGACAACGAGGAAATAGCCGGAAAGACCTACGAGCTGACCCTTCAGCATCGCGACGGGACATCCGTTCCGGTTCAAGGTTCGACGATGCTGTATATCGACGAAGCCGGCCGACGCCTGTCGTTCGGGGTTTTTCACGACCTGCGGGAACGGCGGAGCAAGGAGGCCGCTCTTCATCGCGAGGAGGCCCGTCTCGAGGCTGTTCTGAAACTGAACCAGATGCCGGCCATGAGGTTCGACGCCCTTGCCGAGTTCGCCCTCGAGGAAGCCGTGCGACTGACATTCAGTACCTACGGATTTCTCGCGCTGCTGAGCGCCGACGGCGCCACGGCCTCTCTGTACTGCCTCTCGAAATCCGCCCTGCGCGACTGCCGGATGCCGGTTTTGCCGACGCAGCTGAACGTGAAAATGTCCGGTGTCAGGGCCGAGGCGATCCGTCTGCGCAAACCCATGCTGCTGAACGGTCTTCCCGGCGACGGAACCGGAGACCTCTCGATTCCGGAGGGCCATGTCCCGATCAATCGCCTTCTCCTGGTGCCGATTCTCGATCGCGAGAATGTCGTCCTGCTCGCCGGCGCGGCGAACAAGGAAACCCCGTACGACGATTCCGACGTGAGGCAGCTGACGCTGCTGATGTCCGAGTTGTGGTGCGTGTATACCCGCAGGAAGGCCGAGGAGGAAGGACGGCAGCTCGAGAGCCAGATGAAACACGTGCAGAAGCTCGAAAGCCTGGGCGTTCTCGCGGGCGGCATCGCGCACGATTTCAATAATATATTGATGGCAATATTAGGGCACGTCGACCTGGTCAGGATGTCTCTGCCGTCCGAGCACGAGATACAGGGGCACCTCGAGCCGATCGTCACGGCGTCGAAGCGCGCCGCCGAGCTGTGCCGGCAGATGCTTGCCTACGCCGGCAAGAGCTACACCGAGCGAAAGAAACTCCAGCTGAACGACCTGATCCGGGAAATGTCGAAGATCATCGAGGTCAGTGTCTCGAAAAAGGCCGTGGTCGATTGCAGACTCGGAGACGGCCTTCCCGAGATTGAAGCCGATCCGGCGCAGGTGCGTCAGGTGTTGCTGAACCTCCTGACGAACGCGTCCGAATCGCTCGAGAACAAGCCAGGAACGATCATCATCCAGACAAAGGAGATGGAGTGCGACCAGGCGTTTCTTGCAGGCATATCCCTCGAAAAAAATGCACGGGAGGGCCGCTACGTCGCCCTGGAGATATCCGACACCGGCTGCGGCATGGATCCGTCGATCCAGGAGCGCATGTTCGACCCGTTCTTCACGACCAAGTTTACGGGGCGCGGCCTGGGCCTGGCGGCCGTCCTCGGCATCGTGCGGGGCCATCACGGCGCGATACGCGTCTACAGCAAGCCGGGCAACGGGACGACGTTTTGCGTCTTCTTTCCCGCCGTGGGTCACGGCGCTCCCGCCCCGCGGCCGAAGTGCGATATTTCGGCGTGGCGCAGCACGGGGACGATCCTGCTGGCAGACGACGAGGCCGAGATCCGCAGCGTGGCCTCGATGATGCTGTCGTATTACGGTTTCAAGGTCATCACCGCGAAAGACGGCAGGGAGGCGGTCGAGCTCTGCAGACGACATGGCGCCGAGCTGACCGCCGTGATGCTGGATCTGACGATGCCTCACCTCGACGGATACGAAGTGCATCTCCAGGTGAAAAATCAGTTTCCCCGGCTGCCGGTCATCCTGATGAGCGGCTACACCGAGGGCGAGAGCACCAGGCAGTTCGCGGACGACGGCCTGGCAGGCTTCCTCCAGAAACCCTTCGAGATCCGCTCCCTGGGGGAAAAACTCCGATCGATCCTGGAACCCTGA
- the dinB gene encoding DNA polymerase IV: MTDASKRTIMHIDMDAFYASVEQLDCPEIRGKPIVVGGTHRSVVSAASYEARKFGIHSAMPMTQALRLCPHAIVRPVRMSRYQQISGTIMAFLETLSLLVEPMSCDEAYVDITGTERLFGPPEKLAMHAKARIRELTGGLTCSAGIAPVRFLAKIASDMRKPDGLVVIEPDQVVGVLTPLPIGRLPGVGSHTEEALKRLGIRTVGDVRRYPLEWWRKRSGSGGVGLWEMAHGIDATPVVPDGEPKSSSAEDTLDSDTFDRDELGLWIRRQAESVAEDLRRHGYFGRTVRLKIKFSDFTQITRQVTLPEASQSTKLLTDTALELLAAEELPKPVRLIGVGMAHLTREPRQPTLFGDDELARLEALDHAVDAVRQKFGRAAVRRGGREPDAGG; the protein is encoded by the coding sequence ATGACTGACGCATCGAAGCGGACGATCATGCATATCGACATGGACGCGTTCTATGCGTCGGTCGAACAGCTCGACTGCCCGGAAATCCGCGGCAAGCCGATCGTCGTGGGCGGCACCCATCGCAGCGTCGTTTCGGCGGCTTCCTACGAAGCCCGGAAGTTCGGCATCCATTCGGCGATGCCGATGACCCAGGCGCTGAGGCTTTGCCCGCACGCGATCGTGCGGCCGGTCCGCATGTCGCGGTACCAGCAGATATCGGGCACGATCATGGCGTTTCTCGAGACGCTTTCGCTGCTCGTCGAACCGATGTCGTGCGATGAGGCGTATGTCGACATCACCGGCACCGAGCGGCTGTTCGGTCCCCCGGAGAAGCTCGCGATGCATGCCAAGGCGCGCATTCGCGAGTTGACCGGCGGCCTGACCTGCTCGGCCGGCATCGCCCCGGTCCGGTTTCTCGCAAAAATAGCATCTGATATGCGAAAGCCGGACGGCCTCGTGGTGATCGAACCGGACCAGGTCGTGGGGGTTCTCACGCCGCTTCCGATCGGCAGGCTGCCGGGCGTCGGCAGCCACACGGAGGAGGCGCTGAAGCGGCTCGGCATCCGTACCGTCGGCGACGTTCGGCGATACCCGCTGGAATGGTGGCGGAAACGATCGGGAAGCGGAGGCGTCGGGCTGTGGGAGATGGCGCACGGCATCGACGCCACCCCGGTCGTTCCCGACGGCGAGCCGAAATCGAGCAGCGCCGAGGATACGCTCGACAGCGACACGTTCGATCGCGACGAGCTCGGCCTCTGGATCAGGCGGCAGGCGGAGAGCGTCGCGGAAGACCTTCGGCGGCACGGGTATTTCGGCCGGACGGTTCGGCTCAAGATCAAATTTTCGGATTTCACGCAGATCACCCGCCAGGTCACCCTGCCGGAAGCCTCACAGAGCACGAAGCTGCTGACCGATACCGCCCTGGAGCTTCTTGCCGCCGAGGAACTGCCGAAGCCGGTACGATTGATCGGCGTGGGCATGGCCCATCTGACACGCGAGCCGCGTCAGCCGACCCTCTTCGGCGATGACGAACTTGCGCGGCTCGAAGCGCTCGATCACGCGGTCGACGCCGTCCGCCAGAAGTTCGGCCGGGCCGCCGTCCGTCGCGGCGGCCGCGAACCGGATGCCGGCGGTTAA